The genomic DNA ATTTGTACCACTTAAAATGAGATGGCTAGTTTCTTTATTACTCTTAGGTGCTTCTGTTTATTTAGGGTGGAAGATTTATGAAGGAGTAATGAGTCCTATTAAATTTAACGAAGACAAGCAAATACGTTACGCTAAGGTAATTCAAAATTTGAAACTAATTCGTGATGCTGAAGTAAAATACAAACAGGTATATGGAACATATACTAAAAATAAAGATACTTTGCTTAACTTCATTGAAACTGGTAAATTAGCATTAACAGAAACTAAAAATGTTGAAGAAAAAGTAGATAAAGGTGGAGGCATCTTTGTGACTGTTTCTAAAAGAAAAATAGATACTATAGGATATGAAGATGTAAAGAAATATTTTGATGGTAAAGACTATAAAAATATGTTTAACGTTCCTAATACAGCCAAACAATATACTTTAGAAACTGCTGAGATTGAAAAAGTAGCAGGATTAGTTGTTCCTGTTTTTGAAGCGAAAATAGACAAGGAAACTATTTTAAAGGGAATGGATCGTTCTTTAGTAAAAAGAGAGTTAGAAGCTGTTGAAACAGATCAAATTAAAGGCGCTTTTGTTTCTGTAGGTTCTTTAGAAGATGTAACAACAGGTGGTAACTGGCCTCCTTCTTATGATAAAATAACCAACATTGCAAAAAAATAGTACAAGAAACAATATTGTTTCAGAACATAAAGATTTATCCGTCCAATTCAGTTTGGATGGATTTTCTTTTTGCATCAAAGATGCTTTGTCTCACAAACCTATTTGTTTTACAAAATATTCTTTTGATCAAAAGATAGCTACTCCTGAACTACTCCTTGAAAAGATTGAGCATATCTTTTCTTCTGACCCTGATTTGCAGCAAGATTTTAAAAATACTATTGCTATTCATCAAAGTAACTTAGCTACACTGGTTCCTAATGAATACTTTCAGGAAAAGGAATTAAAAACATATCTTAACTATAATATCAAAACGTTGGCTACTGACTTTATTGCCTTTGACGATTTACAATGTATAGAAGCCAAGAATGTGTACGTACCCTACGTTAATATCAATAATTACCTCTTTCAAAATTTTGGGGAATTTGAATACAGACATCACGCTTCTGTGTTAATTGATAAATTATTAAATCACACTAAAAAAGATGGTCGCTCCTACTTTTTCGCTCATGTTTTTAAAAGCCAATTGGATATCGTAGTTTTAAAAGACAATTCTTTGCTTCTTTACAACTCTTATCCTTTTAATACTAAAGAAGACTTCCTTTACTATCTTCTTTTTACTGCAGAGCAATTGGGACTAGATCCTAATGAATTTCAACTTACTTTTTCTGGAGATATCGAAGAGAACTCTGCTATTTATACAATTACTTATCAGTATATTAGAAATATAAATTTTATCAGTACTACTTCAAACTTTTTTAACAATTCAAACGATTTTTCTAACCATTCTAATTTTATTCTTATTTCATAATGCGTATTATATCTGGAAAATATAAAGGAAGACGATTAACTGCTCCTAAAAACTTACCTGTTAGACCTACAACAGATATGGCAAAAGAATCCTTATTTAATATTCTTAATAACTTGTATTATTTTGATGCCATCTCTGTCATGGATCTTTTTTCTGGTACTGGCAATATTAGTTTTGAATTTGCTTCTCGCGGAAGTAAAGAAATATATGCTGTTGATCAACATTTTGCTTGTATAAAATTTATTCAAAGTATCGCTGAAAATTTGAATTTTGATATTCATACTTATAAAAGTGATGTTTATAAATTCTTAGAAAAAACTCCTTTAAAGACCGACGTGATATTTGCAGATCCTCCATACGATTTCGAAAAGGAAGAGTTTTTAAAGATTGTGAATACCGTTTTTGAAAGAAATCTTTTAAATGATGATGGATTACTAATTGTCGAACATTCAAAGCATACCGATTTATCTAGCCATCCAAAACACAGTTATGATAAACGCTATGGTGGAAATGTGTTTAGCTTTTTTGAGAAAGAATAGCTTTCCCTCTAATTAAACGCATTTATAAATTCTAAAATACCGCTACTTTTAAATTAAAAATAGCGGTATTTTCGTATGAAAAATAAAATGCCAATAGAAAGCTTTCCCGAAATTTATATTCAAGATTTTAAACAACAGCACGACCTGTTGATTTACGACTTTAAAATGACTCGCAATGTCATTAAAAGCAAAGTCAATTTGAATATGAATATGTTTAGTTTCTTACCTGCTGGTAGAAAGCAATTACATTTTGCTAATGCTTCCATTTCCGTTGATAAAAAGCAATCATTATTATTAAAAAAGGGAAATTGGCTTTGGACAGAGTTAATGGACTTTGACACTACTTATTTTTGTAAGCTTTTTTTCTTTTCTGAAAAAAAGTTAATCGATTTTCTTAATAAATATACTAATAATGCTTCCCCGTCTAAAGAAGAAACTCCTTATTTCATTATAGAAAATGATTCTTATATTACATCCTTCTTAAACTCTTTGTCTAATATAACCTCTTTACACTCTAATTTATCAG from Tenacibaculum maritimum NCIMB 2154 includes the following:
- a CDS encoding helix-turn-helix domain-containing protein, giving the protein MPIESFPEIYIQDFKQQHDLLIYDFKMTRNVIKSKVNLNMNMFSFLPAGRKQLHFANASISVDKKQSLLLKKGNWLWTELMDFDTTYFCKLFFFSEKKLIDFLNKYTNNASPSKEETPYFIIENDSYITSFLNSLSNITSLHSNLSASLLSIKFDEILLYLLNKYGTIFELYLHTLISREISSFKSIIEKNTYSNLKLEEIAFLCNMSLSTFKRRFISEYNEAPGKWLKNKRLQRAKKMLESGNLKPSDIYLEMGYNNLSNFSTAFKKKFGVSPKNIF
- a CDS encoding DUF3822 family protein, which gives rise to MQKNSTRNNIVSEHKDLSVQFSLDGFSFCIKDALSHKPICFTKYSFDQKIATPELLLEKIEHIFSSDPDLQQDFKNTIAIHQSNLATLVPNEYFQEKELKTYLNYNIKTLATDFIAFDDLQCIEAKNVYVPYVNINNYLFQNFGEFEYRHHASVLIDKLLNHTKKDGRSYFFAHVFKSQLDIVVLKDNSLLLYNSYPFNTKEDFLYYLLFTAEQLGLDPNEFQLTFSGDIEENSAIYTITYQYIRNINFISTTSNFFNNSNDFSNHSNFILIS
- the rsmD gene encoding 16S rRNA (guanine(966)-N(2))-methyltransferase RsmD, whose translation is MRIISGKYKGRRLTAPKNLPVRPTTDMAKESLFNILNNLYYFDAISVMDLFSGTGNISFEFASRGSKEIYAVDQHFACIKFIQSIAENLNFDIHTYKSDVYKFLEKTPLKTDVIFADPPYDFEKEEFLKIVNTVFERNLLNDDGLLIVEHSKHTDLSSHPKHSYDKRYGGNVFSFFEKE